In Bacteroidales bacterium, the genomic stretch CCATCTTATCGAGCACGTTTTAAAGCTGAACCATGTTGCTGTTACTGCCATTTGTGATATCAAGGAGGAAAATCTGGCACGTGGGCAGAAAATGGTGGAAGAGGCCACTGGCAATCGGCCGGCGGGATATGGGGAGCATGAGTACATTTATCGCGAAATGCTGGAGAAAGAGGCTCTGGATGCCGTTTTGATTGCTACACCTTGGCGGTGGCATATTCCCATGGCCATTGATACCATGAGGCATGGCGCTTATGCAGCCGTTGAAGCCGGACCGGCTTCAACAGTTAAAGAATGTTGGGATATGGTGAATACAGCGCATTCTACAGGCCTCCATACCATGCTTCTTGAGAATCATTGTTATGACCGCTGGAATATGGCTGTTTTAAATATGGTACGTCAGGGGGTTTTTGGAGAACTGTTGCATTGTCACTGTGGTTATGAGCATGATCTAAGGGGCCGGATTGTCACCGGTAAAGGTACCGGTGTGACCCGTCCGGAAGCTGCCGGAGGTGATTACCGCACTTTACAGAATATGAAGCGTAATGGGGATCTTTACCCCACACATGGAATCGGGCCGGTTTCACAGTGTCTGGATATCCACCGGGGAAACCGGTTCACGGGTCTGGTATCTATGTCTACCAAATCACGGGGCTTAGGGTTATGGGCTGAGGATAATCTTGATGCCGGGCATCCGGCACAAGCATTTGACTGGCATATGGGCGACATTGTAACCACAATGATCCGTTGCTATAACGGGGAAACGGTTGTCATGAGCTTTGATACCCGATCTCCACGCCCATACAGCAATATGAGGAGGGTGCAGGGAACGAAGGCAATCTGGCTCCAGGATGGAAACGCCTCTTCTCTGGATAAGTCAGTGATTTACGTGGAAGGCAAAAGTCCGCATCATGAATGGGAACCCTTTGAACCTT encodes the following:
- a CDS encoding Gfo/Idh/MocA family oxidoreductase; protein product: MKSGSDRRNFLKTTTAAGMGLALAPGTILRANFSKKKTGVSVGFIGVGGHGHHLIEHVLKLNHVAVTAICDIKEENLARGQKMVEEATGNRPAGYGEHEYIYREMLEKEALDAVLIATPWRWHIPMAIDTMRHGAYAAVEAGPASTVKECWDMVNTAHSTGLHTMLLENHCYDRWNMAVLNMVRQGVFGELLHCHCGYEHDLRGRIVTGKGTGVTRPEAAGGDYRTLQNMKRNGDLYPTHGIGPVSQCLDIHRGNRFTGLVSMSTKSRGLGLWAEDNLDAGHPAQAFDWHMGDIVTTMIRCYNGETVVMSFDTRSPRPYSNMRRVQGTKAIWLQDGNASSLDKSVIYVEGKSPHHEWEPFEPYQEKYEHQLWKRYLKEGVVEGHRGSGFLKVKGFIEAVRQQVRPPIDTYDTAAWKAISPLSEQSIQQGNQSVQFPDFTNRKWMTDEPIFGLTDQY